A segment of the Asterias amurensis chromosome 11, ASM3211899v1 genome:
gtgtttattattattgccaTTTCTAAGGAGATTCCTTGTATTTTAAGTGGTTTGgataagtttcctttgtctatACAATTGTAGTTCTTTGCATTTGTTGTTACCtttgttttagtttggaagCACAAATTAAGCCAGTGTTTTGCCCAAACTTGTCCTTTTTTGATTGTCTTTACTCTGTTTATATTTGAAACAGTTGAGGATGTTTCCTTGGATTAATTTACCTTGCtatatggaggaaggaaaagagTTCTTTTACAAGTTTCCTTGAGAAATAATTTGGTTTATTATAATTAACTTTACATTTCATTGAAGATGGAGTGTAtagttatttgttgttttagaCTCTTCCATGTCCATACTTTTATTGTTCATGTCACAGAGAAGTTTAAACTAGTTGTATGGATTTCATTATTGGTTTTTCTTGTTATTTGATTTACCTAGTTCATTGCAAAGTTCTTGCTAGGATAACTTTAATTGAGtcacttttgataattgttattattcctTATTTTGCTCATTTTGCCATTAAGGTCTTTCAGTTATGATTAAgttattgtttcttttgtacATTAGATTTCTGTGTTTCTATTCCATGAAACTTCAGAGATTTACAGTTCTTGTGTAAGGTTCTAGCATAGACCCCACATGAGATTCCTAGTGCTATATGCTATGGGTTGTTTATTGCAGAGATGTAGAGATTAAGTAATTAAGTACACCAGCTGTGGAATGTCTTAGGAACTTCCAAGGTTCATGGCTGTGTGTTTGGTTTATTGACATAGGTTTAGCTACATCACACAACTCTGTGCTGTGTGTGTGAGGGCATGGTATAGCTAATTGCTATGTGATCACTGCACAGGTGGCTTACATCCAGAACCACTATCTAGATTGTTTATGTTACAGCCATGTTGCTAGCTCATTagtatgtatttgtctttttgGACAGCTGTGTCTATTGTGTATAGCAGTGTTAAAACTTAGTGTTCTCTTTACTGGACTCTAGAGTTTTCGTGAATATTTAATAAGGTGGACTGAGGAACTATTTTATCTTTGGCAAAAGGGTATAATAATAAATGTGTTTCTCTATTGTAAAAGTTTATCCTCTTAAGCTTGAGACATTTGCTCTTTGCCATAGAATTTAATGTTTCAGGTTTACTTTGGttattttgatttaatgtttgtatttttgacaTTTCTATTGTATAATCTTATGTTTGCTTataatctttttcttttctgttcttTTATAGACTTACGCATCAaccctttttgttttaatcttttgtgCTTGTGAATAAAATACTTGTATAAAGAACCAATCTTGTCGGGTCACACTAGGCAATAgcacagtttcataaagctgttgagcagaaaatactgcctgacaaattttgcttagccagtcacaacaatgcaagcttaatgtaatttgggctggtatacttgctgtgtttagcaagttgttgtgctaacaggctttaAGGAACTTGGCCCTGGTTGTCATCTCTATGTTGGATGTAAATATAAACAAAGTTTTGGAAGGACCATAATAAGTGagtctgattttgttttctttaagacCAACCTTATATTAAGCACAGCCAAGAACATTTGAGATTTCCACATCACCAGCAATAACGAACGTCTCAATGCTGGACAGATTACGAATACGATGCTTGTAGGAGATGAAGTACTGGTTATCCACACGAACCTATGGAATGGGATTATAGTTCAAAATTAATACTAGGTGACACACTACTAAAAGAAGtgttcacactactctattcccgGGAGGCAACCACCGGGAATAACAGCCAGCCTTTTCACACTTAGGGATCACTTACCCCCTGATCTACCCCGACAAATGAGCAGCCATGAACCTCTGAGAattggcctttttttttttagatatggtGGATTCTATCGGAGTGCACTGATTGGTTTGGGTAAAATAAAGACCATTTTACTCAAACCTAACAATAGTGAGTAGTGCtatgtccaccatacctcaaaacgGCTTccacccagggcccaatttcatagagctgcttaagcacaaaattttgcttaagcaaaaaaatccttgcttagtaaaatcagattaccggccaagactccactcaattgttatgctaagtaaacaacagctaaataccagtcacaagcaatgtatatggcatgaaatttttgtcaGTAACaagtgtaaaacaagcgagctattttcgtgcttaagctaattttttgtttaagcagctctatgaaattggcccttgctctggagtaggggtaagcgtTAAAACGTGCAACCAGAACCCCATGGAGTAGGTAATTAGGcggggacagtgtgaaaatgcGCTGGTTAACTGTGGGGTAAAAAAAACCTCCTGGGGCCTCCCCAGGGTTGAGAGGCTTTCTCTGAATCGAGCCACTACGGCTGCGGCTAAAGCCAATGGCTGCACGGACAACGGAAAGAATAGGACCTTTTGGTGTTACAGCCATAGCCACTGCTGAAGCCATCAATTCCAACATGGTCCAACATAGGAACAGTCTGTAGTAAGAATGTGACTGCCAAACATTCAGGACAAAGCTTTATGAATTAAACTTGGGCAAAACACAGTGGGAGACAGCTTTAGTTGGGATTGGTTTCCAGGCATGGAATTTTcaactttgaaagggcaaggccattttcatttgtcAAAGGGCACATATTAAAGTCAATGAGCAACTTTAGAAGGGGCACTATATGGCCAAGACCAGTTGCAACGACTGAGGTCGTGACCTCCGTGTAATATTCCACTCCTGGGTTTTAGTTCAACTGATTTGTCGACCTTCAGGGCTCCaactaaccactggaccactggcaaGAGTTCAGTGAATGGAGCATTGGTACCGAGCTGTTGGACTTGATTCTCATCCTCAAGCAAGTACAACTCGGCCTCCCTAGGTCAAGGAAGTaccaacctcgctaccatggccAGCACGCCGTATCACACTAGCTCTGCTtacgtctctaacccctggaagggaaactccgatccgtgtctttgattggctagcATGTACGCGCAGAGTTTGAAACGCCGTGCGTCTCCAAAAAGCTCTATACGCCGAAACGCGTGCGTACAAAGATATAcgtattaacttttttttttttcacgcaatactgaacgccaaggcaagtttatgactttattacacacagcgcatccagtgtgtgcgcgactaacgcccaacacagaacgCCAAACACAGcttcataaaattgggcccaggttgcaAAACATTTTCACACCACTGAATACAtcacaatttaaaggcactggacacgtttagtTGTCATCAAAGAcaagcattctcacttggtgtatcccaactgatgcataaaataacaaacctgtgaaaattgtggtTAATTTTGGTtgacgaagttgcaagagataaatgaaagaaaaaacaccctcattacagaaatttgtgtgctttcccaGGATGCATAATAATAGACTTCAActaaagttttttattatttgattgagaagTTACCcattttctgaaaaactacatttgtacgttacttcagatggagccctttctcacaatgttctatactatcaacagctctccactgctcgttaccaagtacattttttatgctaacaatcggTTTGAGTAAtaactagtgtccagtgccttttacaaaagtgaaaaatatttgtaaagtATACCTCGAACTTGTCCAGCAGACAAATAAATTCCAGCTTGAAAGGACGTCCAACCTTGAATGGAAACTGTGATCTGCTGCCCCTTTCCTCTGAACCATACCCCCCCTTCATTCTGGAGTTACGAACCACCATAGCAGGCCAAGTGAATCGAGGGTTAAAATGCAGAGCAATGTCTCCTGTTTTAATGTTCTTACCAAGCTGAAAGTTGATGTGGAACCTGGAATATAAATGAAAAGTGAATCCCGGGTAATTGAAAAGATTGGATTTTTAAaattctgcttttaaaaaccaatatatttgcaaagcaaaaaatgagtgggggaCTAGTCACATCAATGCCAATGAAATGTTGGCTGTTAAcccatttttgctaagcaagattttcctgtgcttagcaagtttttgctcttacaggctttatgaaaatgggcccagagcttaaaggaacacgttgccttggatcggttgagttggtcttcgaCAAGCGTCCtggaaccatttgttataaaatcgatgaaagatgttgtaaaagtagaatacaatgatctacacaaatatgcctcgaaaatgcatggttttcgttttacctcgtcgacaaacacggtcggccatttatgggagtcaaaactttgactcccataaatggccgaccgtgttttcgcgccgtaaaatgaaaaccgtgcaattttgagtgatacttgtgtggatcaatatattctacttttaaaacatctttctaaccatatgcatttcataacaaacggtttcaaacacttttcatagaccaactcgtctgatccaaggcaatgtgttcctttaacttaatggttctgcttactgtaagtAAAGAATCAGCACTTACGGAACAGGGAATACCACACTTACGTCAAGTGTATTTACAGGTTGGCAGGTAATTTTTGCTAGTGTACTCCTTGtcactaggcattctttgcttacacagaaATGAAGCTCTTGCCCCCAAAATGGGGATCGTAAGTGTATAACTCTccagttagcagagccatggTATTGGGCACAGATTTTTAGATGGGGATCGTAAGTGTATAACTCTccagttagcagagccatggTATTGGGCACAGATGTTTAGATGGGGATCGTAAGTGTATAACTCTccagttagcagagccatggTATTGGGCACAGATGTTTAGATGGGGATCGTAAGTGTATAACTCTccagttagcagagccatggTATTGGGCACAGATTTCTAGATATTTGCGATTTGAAATGCAAAAATCTTCAGTGTTATTGTTTCATTCAGTTTATCTAGTTAAATTACTTCTctaaaattgttttgtaaaatcaaatGCACCCCATGTGACAGTGTTTCTGGCAACCAGAATACataacaagcaagaggtgtgttataattttACACTTGTGATCAACATTCATCTTCAACTTTCCAATGGCCCACGCACGAATACCCGCTATGGTGATAGAGCATTCTCAGTAGCTGCACCAACTTGCTGGAACAAGCTCCATCTTCACATCCATGACTCATCCTCGATCAGCTCATTCAAGACTTAGGTAAAAACACATCTCTTCAGACAATGTTAAAGTGCTTTGAAATGCCTATGGAAGCTatacaaattttatttattattattattattgttgttattataattgTTGTTGAGATACTGTCATAGACTTTGAAACACTGTTTAACCTTCATACCGTTTACAATTCTTGGCTGGTTGTCCAAAAACAGTGATTTGCTTCCCAGGTCCCATGGCAGTGATTCCACAGTAGTAGGgaattttctataaaaaaaccaaaataaaaataatcataGAATcaggaaataaacaaaaaatactgaGGAAACATCATAAAATATTGaggtgaaaaaaaatcataaaatatcaagGAAACATAAAAACGAAAGATTGTACAATTTGTCTAGCAAAGGAAGTAGTTTCGGAGTATTCttttaattctttttaaagtttccagcaaatttggaaacccttttaccaaatccaaACTCAACCCTTGGTGGGTCCTTAATGAATAAATTCCATCCATCTTAGGATGAAAAATGACCCTGTCTGGTCACCCACAGTCTCTCAGGGCACAAGACATACACTAGTGCCTCCACTTATGATTATCAGCCAGTCCATAATGTAGGGTGTCattgccgagtggttaagagcatcaatcaagttctggtggtttagtcatcagagtgtgcgttcgaatcctggtcatgacacttccCAAGATACTTTAATTATCACAGCAGCCCAAGGGCTGTATActgcccagggagctgagaaagattaaaggaatgttattggccagaCTACCAGGGCACTTATGGACTGatattaatttaattataataatgaagACACTTCTTACATAAGTTTGTTTAGTGACTCCCATCACAGCAAGTTCACCAGCAACGTTCAATGATGCCTGTAAAGGGATcaaaagcaaataaataattgtgTATAATTTAAAGAGTAGATAGGATATTGTGTGACAAAAGCATTCATACatttgacttaaaggcagtggacactattggtaattactcaaaataattttcagcataaaacctcacctggtaacgagtaatggagagaggttgatagtataaaacattgtaagaaacggctccctctgaagtgacgtagttttcgagaaagaagtaattttccatgaatttgatttcgagacctcaagtttagaacttgaggtctcgaaatcaaccatctaaacgcacacaacttcgtgtgacaagggtgttttttctttcattactatctcgcaagtttaatgaccgattgagctcaaactttcacaggtttgttatttaatgcatatgttgagatacaccaactgtgaagactagtctttgacaattaccaatagtgtccactgtctttaaatgtttcATCATGCAACATTTTacgtcaaaataaaaaaacaaaagtttctaACGCAAAAAGACATAAATTAGGGAAACTCCTTTTGGAGCAACCAGAGTAGGTGGAAGTATTTTTTAGTCTTCAATACTCATCACAAttgaaaagatttttttattagATTTTGTAGTAAGATAATGATGCAATTTGTTTATTCAGTTGAAAAAATCAAGACCACTGGCCGGCTTGTCTGGTCGCGAGGTTAATGGCCCGCGCTAAATCTGGTCTAGTTTTAGTTTTGAGCCCTTGTTAGATGCAGTGTCTACAGTCAACCAAAACTCATGCTACGTAGAAACACTCACCATGGCTGTGTTTAGAGTGACTGTCGGGTCTTGCTTAATTGGAGTTGGTGGGACAGAAGAACCATGGGTTGGAAACGATGGACAAGAATCTCCACTTTCTGACGGTGAAATACATGCTGTGAGCTCGGTGACTTTGTGGCCCGCATAGAGGCCTCTTGTTGGATTATGGAGATCTTGCAAACACTGCCAGCAGAAGAAACTAAGGCAATCCGCACAATGTGATGAAGCAGGGAAGTGGCATTCGCTACAGCCTGTTTCTTTAGTAGACAGCGATAAAGATGGTTGTGGGGAAGGGGTTGTGGTATTCTCTTTGTGAGGGTACGAGTATGGGTAGCTACGATAACCATAGCTCTGGCTATCATCGCTGCTAGGGTACGGGTAACTTCCAGATGTGGGCATCAGTGGATAAGGAAGACTTTGTGAATGTTGAAAACTCGGTAGATATTGGTAAGGTTGTGGTTCGACATACGAGGGCAAGCTACTCGTACTTTGCTTTACACTTTGGTGCTCTGCCTCTGATGGTGGTTGCAGTTCATTCCATCTGTCAGCTTGCTGTCGACGCCAATCTGGCTCATGTGGTTGCTGAGGTTGGTTCCTTCTTGCCTCAAGTGCACTGCCCTCTTGCTCAAGACTTTGTGAATGTTGAAGAATTGGTGGATATTGGTAAGGTTGTTGCTGAGCGTACGATGGCAAGCTAGTTGTACTACTTTGCTTTACATTTTGGTGCTCTGCCTCCGATTGTGGTTGCAGTTCATTCCATCTGTCAGCTTGCTGTCGACGCCAATCTGGCTCCTGCGGTTGCTGAGGTTGGTTCCTTCTTGCCTCAAGCGCACTGCCCTCTTGCTCAAGACTTTGTGAATGTTGAAGAATTGGTGGATATTGGTAAGGTTGTTGCTGAGCATACGATGGCAAGCTAGTTGTACTACTTTGCTTTACATTTTGGTGCTCTGCCTCCGATTGTGGTTGCAGTTCATTCCATCTG
Coding sequences within it:
- the LOC139944140 gene encoding uncharacterized protein, with amino-acid sequence MSASATTPPASGGPSATGLEKVAETLHCPLCLDFYKDPVALTCQHNFCRDCIKRVRTRAVGVYHALECPLCRKIMQLSSRDGVDNIPKNFERQAIVETFQAAEREHAQTVRALRESVEVSLTQDLVKQIDKVHQIQEQENEQMVGLGRGERDVFNAAPQPLSDNVFFSQTQTHSGVNPGVREQDTAPSAPFQQEDCSSTPQQQQQRRLHLLQQEQNRLQLKLEQEDVLEARRNGPQQLQEQEWRRQQADRWNELQPQSEAEHQNVKQSSTTSLPSYAQQQPYQYPPILQHSQSLEQEGSALEARRNQPQQPQEPDWRRQQADRWNELQPQSEAEHQNVKQSSTTSLPSYAQQQPYQYPPILQHSQSLEQEGSALEARRNQPQQPHEPDWRRQQADRWNELQPPSEAEHQSVKQSTSSLPSYVEPQPYQYLPSFQHSQSLPYPLMPTSGSYPYPSSDDSQSYGYRSYPYSYPHKENTTTPSPQPSLSLSTKETGCSECHFPASSHCADCLSFFCWQCLQDLHNPTRGLYAGHKVTELTACISPSESGDSCPSFPTHGSSVPPTPIKQDPTVTLNTAMASLNVAGELAVMGVTKQTYKIPYYCGITAMGPGKQITVFGQPAKNCKRFHINFQLGKNIKTGDIALHFNPRFTWPAMVVRNSRMKGGYGSEERGSRSQFPFKVGRPFKLEFICLLDKFEVRVDNQYFISYKHRIRNLSSIETFVIAGDVEISNVLGCA